The following coding sequences are from one Pirellulales bacterium window:
- a CDS encoding twin-arginine translocase TatA/TatE family subunit yields the protein MISLFAFLGSIGLPELLVLGFVILLLFGNRLPGVMRSLGQGVVEFKKGVQGIDDDEEQARLEKSGKKNISENDASVAAKG from the coding sequence ATGATCTCGCTCTTTGCGTTTCTGGGGTCCATCGGGCTTCCCGAATTGCTCGTATTGGGTTTTGTCATCTTGCTCTTGTTCGGCAATCGGCTGCCGGGAGTGATGCGTTCGCTTGGCCAAGGCGTGGTCGAATTCAAAAAGGGCGTCCAAGGAATCGATGACGACGAAGAGCAAGCTCGGCTCGAAAAAAGTGGCAAAAAGAACATCTCGGAAAACGACGCTTCGGTCGCGGCAAAAGGCTGA